A region of the Leopardus geoffroyi isolate Oge1 chromosome C2, O.geoffroyi_Oge1_pat1.0, whole genome shotgun sequence genome:
TAGTCTGAATTATTATGTgcagtaaatgtaaaaaatcacACCAGATTTTGAAGGCTTGGAAGGAATATAAGTTAAAATAGCTTATTAATAATTCCCTATGGATTGTTGAggctataatattttatatatattgagttaaataaaatatattattaaaattaatctcattttttttactgtgttgttATGTGGGTCccttgcccatctccccaccctcttTTGCACCATTTACCCCAACTGTCTGCCTCATGACCCTCTTTCACTACCTGGAAATTGTCATGCTCCCTCCAGAAATCAGGTCTTTGTATGTTTTTCTCACAACTCACCCACTTTACCTTTTCCTGGTAAAATCTGTTCAGCTTCCAGATTTGAGTTTAGTCATCACTTCTTCAAGGACATCTTTCTATCACTTCCCCCACACCCTTACCCTCCACAAGTACTAATGACAGTGGTGACCATAGTGGTGGTGAGTGATGACAACATTTAGCACTTAGTAAGCATTTACTATATACTGGAATCCTTCTACTGTTTTAAACATAATTCATTAAATCTTCAAAACTACCTTTTCATTCCCCATTTTCAGACTATAATccattataaaaattcatttttttttaatgtgcaaattGACTCACAGAGAAATTAACTAATTTTCCTGAGATCAGTTAGAAAGTGCTTAGCCAAGATTCAAAATTAGGCATTCTTGTTCCAAAACCCATGGGGTTAACTACTATACTATACTGCCTTTTCAGACCAGGCTAAGCTTCTCTATTATGTTTCCAATAATCTTACCTTTGCAATAGTGAAGTTGTAATTACTTAATAATTAATTTAGGTGATTATCTCTCTCCCATAACTTTTTCCAATTATGTAAGGAAAGGGGAGGCAGATACCATATCTGCTTTTGTTTCGTGTTTAACCATAATGCCTAGCATTGTAGCTGGCATAAAGTAGACACACAATATAGTTGAATACAAGTATACAAAATGTGTCAAtatatgaaagaaggaaggaaggagggaaggaaggaaggaaggaaggaaggaaggaaggaaggaagggaagaaggatggAAGGGCAAGTTCCTCCATATCCCCAGTTATGGATTTCTCTACTGAGCACAGCTTAATCTActactttctatttctcaaaTCCTACATGTGTCTAAGGAGGTCAGACTCTGGCAACAACAAATTCAGTGGTCCTGTCTGGTATGTACTAACTTAAGAATTTCTGAGCAATTAGTTGATTATGGATAGCTGATTCATTCAATATTATTTTAGGCAGAGCATGTCAAAATCGGATCAGCCATTAAGTAATCTGCTATGACATAATTATGAGTACCAAGTTCTCTAATTACACCCATACTGCAGCCAGATTTGGGGCTACTTTCTAGTCCTCCAATACTTCATGAGCTTTCATGCCTCTGACACTTTGCTTAGCATTCCCTTTCCAACTTTTCTCTGCTAAGAAAATGTCTATATATCTTTCAAGGCCAGGGTCAAATGTCCTCTCCTGGGTAATCTATAATAAAACACCCCTTATCACTTTTtgttgcatatgtgtgtgtgtcttatagAGATGCTAGACCTAACTGGAGGATATTTTAATATGATTGCTCAGTTGAGGATATGTCTGTATCCTTGTGGTTAAGGTTGGAAGGTCCACCAGAGAGCTGGGCATGCAGTGTCAGTCACAGGGGGAAGGGTTAAGCCCTCAGATTCAGAACCCAGGAGTGGAATGCCTGCTCACTCTTTCATCTTTCACATTTTTAGAAATGGATACCTTGGGGCTGAGCCAGGTCTGAACTTCCAGGTAACTGGGAAAAGACATCTGCCTCTTAGAAGTAGATTTGGAGATAGGTAAGGAGGCCTTGCCATAGCGAACCATAAGTGTAAGATGAGCGACTCACTCAGGTAAACCAGATTATCAAGATCAGCAGGCTTCAGACTATTTCAGCACTCTGATCTGTCACAATCAGTTATGCGATGCATCACAATTGATGCATTTCTAATAATAAAGTACCATAGTTTAATACGATTTACCTTTTCAAAATATAACTAGAGTCAATTCCAGATTATCTCAGGAATACATTTCTCACTCCTTTGCATCACAATATATcttgaatgtgagaaaataaagaagagtcaTAGCTAGCCAGCAGGCAATTGCTCATTACTGGAGGAAGCTGAGAGGAGTGTCAACATCATCTCCCGACTTGCTTTCTCAGTAGAGAGAAAGTGTTGAGAACTGCTCTTCTAGTGgtatattaacacattttatttcccaGTGGTTATCTCCAAGTCTAGTCAagacatatatacaatggatccCTCTTAATCTCTGTGCTGCAGGGATTCATTTGGGCCAGAGTGAATGGAAGAACAATGTCTTCTTGTGGCTCCCAAGGGTTTCATAGCAGTGGTGACTACTTCTCCGGGAGGAAAATGAGAATCTGGAAAAAGGTTTGGGGGTGTGGAGATTTGCTTCTCCCACATGGAAATTTGATCTCTACTGTCAAcctaaagtattattttatttgggaAGAGACAGTTTTCTTACAGAAAGCCTTTTTAACACCCCCAGGCAAATTAAGTCACTCCCATCTGTTCTCACAGCGTTCTGAATGTATGATTGTACTATAGATTCTATCACTttgcattataattatttgtttacataaCTGCCTCCCCAGTAGAGTAAGTTGTAAGTCACAGCAAACAGGAACTGGGGTCTTATACTGCTATGAATTACTATGGCTTGTTAGCACTATGCTTGGCATTCTTACAAGCACTACTAATTTTTGATCATGAGTCGAACATGAccagaaaagcaaaacaacattCATCACATTAAATTGGgtcttttttgttatatttgattttttatatataaaaatcttaGCGTCATCTTCATTCCACAGCTTTCGTCTTACATGGTACATAAGGGGCATCCAAACATTTGTTGATTCATTTGTCATCCTTGTCATGTCAACATACAAAATGTCGCATACAGAATAAAGCAATGAGTCACACACAGAATTGTTTTACCGAAACTCAGATCTGATGGAGTCAGTCTCTTGGCAAATTTATTCAGGGCTTACTAAATAAAATTCAAGCTCCTTGATTTGGCATTCTGACCTTATCCTTTTTAGGATACTTCCTGTTTCGATATCACTGTATTTTACTCCCACCAGGCATTTTGTATGCTAGATAATCTGGTCTAATCCAAAACAGAAAGTCCCAGAGGTCTCTTTCGCAATCACCCTTCCTTCTTTTGCCTTCCAGCTTTCTGTAGATGATGTCACTCAGTTCCAAGGCTTTACATGTTCATATGCACATGACTCCTAATCTCTAGCCTTATCTTTCACATTCAGTTGCCTCTCTGACATCTTCACTTAGATAACTGCTATGCATCTGAAACATAACAGTGATCAAATAAAACTCGTGTTTCTagctcccccagccctgccaagAAAATATTTCTGCTCATCTCCTTCAATTCGAGAAATGCTACTATCTTCCCCTCAGATGCTCAAGGCAAAAAAATCTAGGCATTTTCTTCACTAGCTCTTTAACCCCCTCACACCTGCCTCTTAAATCCACATTGTCAGCAAATCCTGTTGATTCATCCTCAAAACGTAATTCAAATCCATCTACATTTCTCATGTCAATGACTGTCAACCTTATTCTGAACAGGATACTGTCAGATCCTCCCACCtggtctccccacctccacccttaGCTTTCATGATCCATTTTCTGAAGGACTGATAGAGTGTTTGTTATTAAAATGTAAGTAAGGTAATGCcatttctctgctttaaaaatctggtttggtaggcagaataatggcctaCCAAAGATGTCTTCATCCTAATCTTGGGAAATTGTGAACATGTTATATTACAAGCAAGAGGGAATTAAATattcctggattatccaggtgggcccaatgcaATTTTATTAATGTTGACACAAAGCAGAAGAGTCAGAATCTGAGTGAAACAATGTGAGAAACATTTGGCTGTTTCAGGCTTTGAAGGTGGAAGGGGGCCATGAGCCAAAAAATCCAGGCGGACTCCAGAAACTAGGAAAGGCAAATATCGATACTCTAATTTTAAACCAATGAAACTCATTTaggacttctaacctccagaatggcaaaagaataaatttgtgttattttaaattactgagtGTGTGGCAACTTGTTGCAgtgcaatagaaaactaatacaccctCCAAGGCTTCTCAATGCACTCAGAACCCTATACTCAGTGTTATAAACCCTGTGAGAACAACTTTTCAATCCCATCACCAACCACTTTCCCCTGGCTTTTGTGGATTCTTCAAACATGCCAATTTTATTTCTGCCTTAAGGAATTTTCACTACTTCTTCTGTACCTATCATACTCTTTCCCAAACTGCTAGGTCTGGCTTCTCACTACCTATGTCTCTGCTTGACTGCTAGCCTTTTCCTATAAAGCTTTTCAAACCATCTGATCCAAAGTAACTCCCAGCCATTCCTTTTCACATTACACTATTTTACCCTCAGCATAGCGTTTCCTAATTTTTGCTATTGTTCTTATTTACATATGCACATATTAATGTCTGCTTTCCCACTCtgttagaatgtaagctccatgagaacagaaTCTATCATTGTGATGGCTCATAGTAGGCACTGTAAAGTGCTTATCACATGAATGTATGAACTAATAGAGCAATAAATGGCAGGCGTTCTGTGGTACTAAACTTCAAGACTTGCCAAAATTCTTAAGTAAGCATAAAATTTTTCACAAATTTGTAAGAAAAGTAGAATACCAACGAATGAGCTACATGATTCTTTTCACTGATTCCGTGAATCTTTCACTGACCCCACGTTATATCATGAGGTGAGTGGAGTAGTAAGCTAGGAGCAACATTCTTCATTCTTCTACATTTCCTTTGGTAGTGTCTTCATCCATCATTTTTTAACTAGCTCTCATTATAGGAGAAAGTTTCCCCTTGGTGCCATACTAGCACAAAAGAGAACTGTGGTCCTCACCTGAAACAATCACATTACTCTAgaatttaagttctttttttttttttaatgtttatttttgagagagagggagagaaacagtatggttgggagaggagcagagagagagggtgagacacagaatctgaagcaggctccaggctctgagctgtcagcacagagcccagtgcagggcttgaacccacgaatcatgagatcatgacctgggctgaagtcagatgcttaaccaactgagccacccaggcaccactttaGAATTTAAGTTCTGatgggagggatttttttttctcttctttgttctttgttatgTCCTTGGGTACATTTCAGAAATATGCATGACCCTGATGTCAATGAGTCTGTAATCAAGCAGAGAAAAACCACAGTTAACCTATGAAATGCCAGGGGACCACACGATGCAAATAGTGAGACTTGGGAGCCATTAGATGGGTAACAAGAGCTTGGGAGGTTGGGAAGAAGGTAGATGAGCTTATCCCAGGAAAGCTATATAGACATTGGTCTAAatattaaaggggggggggggtaggattttcatagatgaaagaaaatggtGGCAGTAATACAGAAGAGGTAAATACAGATGAGACAAAAGTCACAAAATGAGGAATGGAAGTGACATATTCAGAGAACCATGAGAAGGGCTTGGCTTAGAGATGATACATTAGGAGGGCagaatataaagagagaaaacaagctcaAATGGTTAAGAGTTACGATAAACCAAACAGAGATTGAGATTGATGGGCAATCTCAATAGTGTAATGGGGATTCATTAAACTATAAATGATGGGAGTTCTAAATAAGGGACTAGTTTGAGGAAAGGAGACTTTTTGAGAAGCTGCTTCTGgatttgcaagaaaaaaaagtaaagtttattcTAGTAACTAAGATGTAAGATTAAAcacattatgaatatatttttaaaggaagattctaggggcacctgagtggctcagttggtcaaatgtccaacttcagctcaggtcatgatctcacagttcgtgagcttgacccccgcgttggactctgtgctgacagctcggaacctggagcctgcttctgattctgtgtatccctctctctcttcctccctgctcacacactctctctctccaaaataaataaagatttaaaaaaaaatttttttaataaaggaagatTCTAGAAAGtgtaaactgattttaaaatgaggtGGGAAAGGTGTCACTTTATGACTTCTGCTCACTCCACACCTTCTTCTCTCTGTGGCAACAAATCCCAGCTTAGTTTCCACTTCTTTCATAAGCCTTTAATGACCAATCCAGTGGGAATTTTTTCCTCCCACTTAGAATTCTATATTCAGATTGATGATAAGGAAAACGGTATAAATGGACATaaactaaaatcaaaatatagcccttaaaatttttttggagaTGGGCATTTGCTTTACTATCCAGGTCTCAAGGGATACATTATTTCTATTCAGTATGTCTGTAATGTGTAGGAAATTAGGTCTCCCAGGCTCTGATGTCAATGCCAAGTAAATCCCctcagaattatttaaaatatttaaaccattCTCTATCAAAGACATAAACATTAGCACCGACTTGTTGgtagaaatattttcctaaacaATCAAAAGGATAGAGTTTTATTTCTGCATCTACTTTAGAAATCAGCGCCAGACAACCAACTAGCTTCCATAAAACTCTTATCAGAAAAAACCAGGTAAGAAACTATTtaaaactttctctctctctctcttttttttgatgGAAATATTAACctctagaaatatttctttttttttaaaaaacgtttatttatttttgagacagagagagagacagagcatgagtggggaggggcagagagagagggagacacagaatccgaagcaggctccaggctccgagctgtcagcacagaccccgatgtggggctcgaacccacgaaccgtgagatcatgacctgagccgaagtcggacgcccaaccgactgagccacccaggcgcccctagaaacatttctttaaattcttcaaGGTTTTGGGGGGGTTTTTTGCAATTCTTActtttcaatcttttattttaaatcttcccTTAAATGTAAAGTCTGTTGTATAAGATTCAACAAATGACTATAGTTCATTTGTATCACTTCTGATTTTAAGAGAAGCCTaagttaccaaaaataaataagtaaaggtgCACTATCATGGTAATAACAGGAAACattaacaatatttttgaaacttctttGAATAATACGGGTTTGCCACTTTTACAACTTAACAGATGAAATAGATTGTTCGCTTGCTTCTATAGTGAACTGGTATTTAAGATGCCTGTGTTGGACATTCCCTCTATATTAAACAAATTGTATGAGAAATGAATAGACAGTTAACCCTGGAACAAAGTGGATGCTAGGGATGCTGACCCTGTGTATAGCTGAAAATCCTCATAGAACTTTTGAGCCCCAAATAGTAGTAGTTCACCTGAACTGTTCACTAGAACCCTTATAATAAAGTCAGCAAGAGTTTTCTCTAtattattaggaaaatcataaggaagagaaaacacatttacagtactgtactgtatggaaaaaaaatcaacgtttaagtggacctgcacagttgaaatcggtgttgttcaagagtcaggTGTAATTTTAAGCCATTCTTTTAAAACCTTGATGTAATGTGTGGGAAATTTCTAGTTTCTCTTTTGattcttagagaaataaaataccagTGTAAAACTTACTTTTGTCAGACTAATTATAAGcaactgagaaaactgaagaaaatcttACTATTTTATGTAACGTCAAGCTGGCAAGTGTAAggcatttaatgaaaaaaaattattcaaattacacttatatagatttaaaatattcatttctagACTTCAGGTTGCCAAGAGTAAGTCATTTAATGAAAATCTAATTCAAATTATAGAGActtcaaatgttcattttttaaatattgttcctAAAGGAATTAATCCAAAATAGTCTGagatttaaaagttaataatattttcaggaaggcaaaaagaaagagatctcCCTACATCTCTCCAAAACACCTTTCCTCTGTTCCTGGAATACAAAGTGTGGTTCTGGTCAATGAATATCCAGAAAACTATCAACATAGAAATGTCCAGAGGATCAATTGATCTTCTAAGAAAGTACATAGCACAGAGCAGGCATTTAGTAAATACCAGGCCAGTGAACAAATGATTCTTGaattaactaaaataaacaaaggtagattgaaataaaacattctcCAACAAATTAGAACTCTATCAATAACGCAAAATGTAAGGGATAGATAATTGAAGTTTTACAAATATACTAAAAGTTTAATAGATTATAGAAGCTTAAAATATCATGCTAACATTTGACACTCCAAAGAGAAAAACCTAATACCAAAAATTCATTGCTTTACATAGACAAAAATGTCCTTACGAATGCAtcaccatggggcacctgggcgctcagtaggttaagtgtcttggctcagatcctgatctcatggtttcgtgggttcaagccctgcgtgaggttctgtgctgacagctcagagcatggagcctgcttcagattctgtgtctccctgttcctctgcccctcccctgcccacacccgtgtccctctctctccctctcaaaaataaataaacattaaaaaaaattttttttaaagaaaaagaatgcatcACCACAAGATGTGGATGTACTCCTGAATGACTCGAGATACACCCAAGAGTGCTGGcaaattattatcatttataaCTGAATGTCATTATCACGAAGATGGAGCAGATACTTCCTCAACGCATCCGTTGTGATGTTATCCGCAATAGGACTATAACATGCAGAAAACAATAATGATTGTTGTGGAGTAATAAGTTATAAAACACAGCAGACCTAAGAGCATGTCattgaatttatttaataaaaattgtattttctgattataaaagcaatattcATTGTTGAGAAGTTGAAATAGAGTAAAATATACAGAAGAAAGTGACCTATAATTCCCATTGCACAGAGAAAACCAGTATTAATTTTTGATGTGTTTCCAAGCTgcctttcctttatatttatgtAAGTATTTACTTGGAAAATTAGGATTATTCTGGATatgaacattatattttatttttcacacatttttatgtttattttatcatcatattaaacattaaataatgacTGCACAGTATCCCATCACATGGATGATTCACATTTACTTAATCGTGCTGAGCAAATGTTTACCCTTCaggtgttttgaattttttacaaTGGACATTATATGTAAGTCTTTTCCTGAGgttgtaaatatttctttctgcAATTAATTACCGAATTATTTTCCAGTGATGGCACCAATTCATACTTCCACTAGGGATGCAGTTGGGTTCCCATCTCAGTGTATTTTTGACAGAACTAGaaaggattgtttgttttttaaaaaattcttactattttgaaaagcaaaacaaatttgcCCTCTCATTTAAAATGATATCTTTCTGATTAGTaacaaaataagacatttttattttttcaaaattgtatttctttcgAGATTTTTCTGTTCCTGTCCTTTATCTGTTTTCTAGCGATCATTTATACTGATTTCTATAAGCTATTTCTAGAATAAAGCCATAGAAGCATTATCATATTTATTGCAATAATTTCTCAGTTTCCATTTGACATTTGATCTTACTCATGATGTTTTTGATGtgtaattatataaatgaatttatcaATTCTTAGCCCTTAAGATTTCTCCAATTTCTTTTGATAgcatttaaatttattcatgCACATGCATATATGAACAATTTTACGTTGCATGTGTGAATGGTATTATAAATgacctgaaacttttttttttaatgtttatttatttttgagagagagagagagagagagacagagcacaagttggggaggggcagagagagagggagacacagaatcggaagcagactctaggctctgagctgtcagcacagagcctgatgcggggctggagctcacgaactgggagattgtgacctgaacgaaagttggatgcttaaccgactgagccacccaggcaccccattgacctgaaacattttaaatacagtcatttttttttcttttccctccttcttctctctcttttctgcttctatccATATCAGTTTCCCTTCCCAGCCAAAGGGGTACAAATACTTCACAGATAGCCCTACTTTTTCCcccaaagcattttatttttaaataggagcacctgggtggctcagttgcttaagtatctgactcttgatctcagctcagctcatgatctcagggtagtgaggtcaagctctgcattgggctctgcctcAGGTTCAGAGCTGGGTTctacatggggttctgtgctggccGTAAAGCctattgaaaaagtaaaataaaataaaaaataaaaaaaaaaaaaaacttgtatacCACTAGCATTGACAATAGTGAATTGCTAAGAATATGCAAAGGAAAAtcgtcttaaaatttttttgtgtggtgataaaatatgcataacaaaaTTTAAACCATATTTAAGTATAAggtttagtggcattaagtacatttatgtTATTATGCAACTATCATCGCTCTCTATTTTCAGAACTTTCTTACCTTCCCAGAATTAAACCCCATACATATTAAACAATAACTATCCAtttctctactttctgtctctataaattgaTTACTTTaattcatgtaagtggaatcataaagtatttgtccttttgtgtctagtTTACTTCACTTAACATCTTTGAGGATCATCCATGTTTtaacatgtgtcagaatttcattcctttttaaggttgaatgatatttcattgtatgtatataccacattttgttcatccgttcattcatcgatggacatttggggtgtttccagctttggctattgtgaataatgctgctgtgaacataagTGTATGAAAGTCGTCTTTTCAACATCACTGTTAATACATATACAGTCCCTGAAATTGTTTGGGAACACTGATATCAATTGCTGACATTGAAATTATGAATCAGCTTTCCCTACTCCATAGAGAGAAGCTTTTTGCACTGAATATTCCTCTTAAGACCTCAAAAGCCATCTCTGTGCATATAATCTGATATATTTcctgaaaatatagaaaatatactgGAAAAATGTTAAAGAGTAGCTACATAGGTAATAGCTTCAGGAGATTGATACTAACTCAGAATTAGGCATGTGTCAAATCCACATAACATGCGAAAGCATTATAGAATATGTTCCTCATCCTTATGAACCAGTTAGATTGGCAGTCAAGTTGGACATATTATAAATTAGTACCTAATTTCTCCACAATTTTTTTCTCAACAGAGAATTCAGGAATGGCTGAAGAAAATCATACCATGAAAAGTGAGTTTATCCTGACAGGATTTACAGATCACCCAGAATTGAAGACGCTTCTTTTCTTGGTGTTCCTTGTCATCTATCTGATCACCATGGTAGGGAACCTTGGCCTGGTGATATTGATTTCAAAAGAGCCTCATCTTCACATGCCAATGTACATCTTTCTGGGCAACCTCGCTCTTGTGGATTCTTGCTGTGCCTGTGCCATTACTCCTAAGATGTTAGGGAACTTCTTTTCTGAGAACAGAATGATTTCTCTCTATGAATGCAtggcacaattttattttctttgcaccGTTGAAACTGCAGACTGCTTTCTTCTGGCATcaatggcctatgaccgctatgtggccataTGTAGCCCACTACAGTACCACACCATGATGTCAAAGAAACTCTGCATTCAGATGACCACAGGAGCCTTCATAGCTGGAAATCTACATTCCATGATTCATGTAGGGCTTCTATTTAGGTTAGCTTTCTGTGGATCTAATCACATCAACCACTTTTACTGTGATATTCTTCCTTTATACAGACTCTCCTGCGTTGACCCTTATGTCAATGAACTGGTACTATTTATCTTTTCAGGGTCAATTCAAGTTTTCACCATAAGCAGTGTCTTAATATCTTACCTGTACATTCTCTttactattttcaaaatgaaatccaAAGAAGGAAGGACCAAAGCCTTTTCTACTTGTGCATCCCactttttgtctgtttcattatTCTATGGATCCCTTTTTTTCATGTACATTAGACCAAATTTGCTCGAAGAGGGGGATAAAGATATACCAGCTGCTATTCTGTTTACAATTGTAGTTCCCTTActaaatccttttatttatagCCTGAGGAATAAGGAAGTAATAACTGTCCtgagaaaaattatgaagaaaaaaaaatctcatgaaaattggaaacaaatgaCATCTACTGTAGCTTAGTGAATTAGATGTAAGAAACCCTTCCAAGtgaaattacaaagagaaaatgcacaaattatatgtaaaatactaaaatatatcaTAATACAATCAATTTAGGAAGCAATACATATGGTAgaaaatatacaggaaaaaataaactgtgcTAAGTCTtaattcaaaataacaaaaatcaaaaccaaattttGAATTCA
Encoded here:
- the LOC123576095 gene encoding olfactory receptor 5K1, with amino-acid sequence MAEENHTMKSEFILTGFTDHPELKTLLFLVFLVIYLITMVGNLGLVILISKEPHLHMPMYIFLGNLALVDSCCACAITPKMLGNFFSENRMISLYECMAQFYFLCTVETADCFLLASMAYDRYVAICSPLQYHTMMSKKLCIQMTTGAFIAGNLHSMIHVGLLFRLAFCGSNHINHFYCDILPLYRLSCVDPYVNELVLFIFSGSIQVFTISSVLISYLYILFTIFKMKSKEGRTKAFSTCASHFLSVSLFYGSLFFMYIRPNLLEEGDKDIPAAILFTIVVPLLNPFIYSLRNKEVITVLRKIMKKKKSHENWKQMTSTVA